The Oncorhynchus tshawytscha isolate Ot180627B linkage group LG32, Otsh_v2.0, whole genome shotgun sequence genome includes a region encoding these proteins:
- the LOC112230382 gene encoding calcineurin subunit B type 1, with protein sequence MGNEASYPLEMCTHFDADEIKRLGKRFKKLDLDNSGSLSVEEFMSLPELQQNPLVQRVIDIFDTDGNGEVDFKEFIEGVSQFSVKGDKEMKLRFAFRIYDMDKDGYISNGELFQVLKMMVGNNLKDTQLQQIVDKTIINADKDGDGRISFEEFCAVVGGLDIHKKMVVDV encoded by the exons GGAAACGAAGCAAGTTATCCCTTGGAGATGTGTACACACT TTGATGCTGATGAGATTAAGAGGCTAGGAAAGAGATTTAAGAAACTCGACCTAGATAACTCTGGCTCCTTGAGCGTGGAAGAGTTTATGTCCTTACCGGAACTCCAACAGAATCCCCTTGTACAGCGAGTTATCGATATATTTGACACAGATGGCAATGGGGAAGTCGACTTCAAAG AATTCATTGAGGGCGTCTCCCAGTTCAGTGTCAAAGGTGATAAAGAGATGAAACTGCGCT TTGCCTTCAGGATCTACGACATGGACAAGGACGGCTACATATCCAATGGCGAACTCTTCCAGGTCCTCAAGATGATGGTGGGGAACAACTTAAAGGACACCCAGCTCCAGCAGATTGTTGACAAAACCATCATCAACGCAGACAAAGACGGCGACGGGAGGATATCCTTTGAGGAGTTTTGTGCG GTGGTGGGAGGATTAGACATACACAAAAAGATGGTTGTGGACGTGTGA
- the LOC112230381 gene encoding ewing's tumor-associated antigen 1 isoform X2 — protein MQQPRAKKKSPRTNGVDDLLKLAKQFDFNMFRQDEERVNDMHKQSLTLWRTDSEVILDLDGNENQPPPLLSNGTPESTQSALKTNSMRNSKDQIPPDHEMEDDLDFLFDGPTQHISLNLSQNSLPQSLEVKTVPTMSSKVIPGKYPYSIHGHTSTVSSSHPVKRCSANNNFDDDWENDDLLDDSLVFEMTQNPDPFAAPNHCSTQKGSNETKHENNNPSAIPKNALQGSRDIKPAVSKGQNETVKNRKTFTLEANPNNVQSKSILSEALPKVGNVPETVKPAPHRNVRQNQPGLFPINKALSMESSYQLSQQTQRLSNGIKTWPQVPLFQSTSISTSSSPSNFTNSYSMWPLQVENSSYHKPTENSNMKGTVFIKAPASHSVIPEDDLDSLFASDSIWDDKDDDLLCQACDHLESQVQSMEVPVITRSQFLPSNQTERQKFVPVSAPLNSSRYNVNQTTETTQSKYPNNSVYLQSAPWNGSTFTHSLNTNKVPVTVVSGSERPSYIASAGNAGTNSTYRPQNPAAGEGSYESTRVKSTCVAGSTANQQGTGSEAAGKCSVVEIELKKQQAMERRRQRMQTAHILRAPT, from the exons ATGCAGCAGCCCAGGGCCAAGAAGAAATCCCCAAG GACAAATGGAGTGGACGACCTTTTAAAGTTGGCGAAACAGTTTGATTTCAACATGTTTCGGCAAGACGAAGAACGAGTCAATGATATGCACAAGCAGAGTTTGACGCTTTGGAGGACAGACTCGGAGGTCATATTGGATTTAGATGGCAACGAGAACCAGCCTCCTCCCTTACTGAGTAATGGCACACCTGAAAGTACACAGTCCGCCCTTAAAACAAACAGCATGAGAAACTCCAAAGACCAGATACCTCCTGACCATGAGATGGAAGATGATTTGGATTTTTTATTTGATGGACCTACTCAACACATAAGTCTGAACTTAAGTCAGAATTCATTGCCTCAGTCCTTGGAGGTGAAGACTGTGCCCACTATGTCCTCCAAAGTAATTCCTGGAAAATATCCTTATTCCATACATGGCCACACTTCGACCGTCTCCTCATCGCATCCTGTCAAAAGATGCTCAGCAAATAATAACTTTGACGACGACTGGGAAAATGACGATTTGCTGGATGACTCGCTGGTATTTGAGATGACCCAAAACCCAGACCCCTTTGCCGCTCCTAATCATTGTTCGACCCAAAAAGGGTCGAATGAAACAAAACATGAAAACAACAACCCCTCAGCCATTCCCAAAAATGCTCTTCAAGGAAGTAGAGACATAAAACCAGCGGTGTCTAAAGGACAGAATGAAACTGTGAAAAACAGAAAAACATTCACGCTTGAAGCAAATCCTAATAATGTACAATCAAAAAGTATCCTCTCAGAGGCATTACCAAAAGTAGGGAATGTCCCCGAAACTGTCAAACCAGCGCCACATAGGAACGTACGGCAAAACCAACCAGGTCTCTTTCCAATCAACAAAGCTCTGTCAATGGAGTCCAGTTACCAACTTAGCCAGCAAACACAGCGCCTGTCTAATGGAATAAAGACTTGGCCGCAGGTGCCTCTTTTTCAAAGTACATCGATCTCAACCAGCTCAAGCCCATCAAACTTCACCAACTCTTATTCAATGTGGCCCCTTCAGGTTGAGAATAGCTCTTACCACAAGCCCACAGAGAACAGCAATATGAAGGGAACAGTTTTCATCAAGGCCCCAGCTAGCCACAGCGTCATCCCAGAGGACGACTTGGACTCTCTCTTTGCTTCTGACTCCATCTGGGATGACAAAGACGATGATCTATTGTGCCAAGCATGTGATCACCTGGAAAGCCAGGTACAGAGCATGGAGGTCCCTGTTATCACACGCTCCCAATTCCTGCCCAGTaatcagacagaaagacagaagttTGTCCCTGTCTCTGCGCCTTTGAATAGCAGCAGATACAATGTAAATCAAACGACTGAGACCACACAATCCAAATATCCCAACAATTCAGTTTATTTACAATCGGCCCCCTGGAACGGTAGCACTTTCACCCACTCTCTCAATACCAACAAAGTACCTGTTACTGTGGTCTCTGGTTCTGAAAGACCGAGTTACATTGCCTCAGCTGGAAATGCTGGCACTAACTCCACGTATAGGCCACAGAACCCTGCAGCAGGAGAAGGGTCATACGAAAGTACTCGGGTCAAAAGCACTTGTGTAGCTGGGAGCACAGCTAATCAACAAGGCACTGGGAGTGAAGCAGCTGGGAAATGTTCTGTGGTGGAGATTGAACTGAAGAAACAGCAGGCCATGGAGAGGAGACGGCAACGGATGCAGACGGCCCACATCCTAAGGGCTCCAACCTGA
- the LOC112230381 gene encoding ewing's tumor-associated antigen 1 homolog isoform X1: protein MPVTIPANNMTEWRTCDTPASGMTAGSDESKQGGGKPKTNRLRRSLKQTQANPSLIVSPKTCQDFKKPTRVTRSRYNNVFNKGESPMNESELQQDIVWDATSPSPLRTVSKRGKKYSANVGIVDISDIVNRIAPKHGRPVVPESSLLQWVGDSAIPCTPEMQQPRAKKKSPRTNGVDDLLKLAKQFDFNMFRQDEERVNDMHKQSLTLWRTDSEVILDLDGNENQPPPLLSNGTPESTQSALKTNSMRNSKDQIPPDHEMEDDLDFLFDGPTQHISLNLSQNSLPQSLEVKTVPTMSSKVIPGKYPYSIHGHTSTVSSSHPVKRCSANNNFDDDWENDDLLDDSLVFEMTQNPDPFAAPNHCSTQKGSNETKHENNNPSAIPKNALQGSRDIKPAVSKGQNETVKNRKTFTLEANPNNVQSKSILSEALPKVGNVPETVKPAPHRNVRQNQPGLFPINKALSMESSYQLSQQTQRLSNGIKTWPQVPLFQSTSISTSSSPSNFTNSYSMWPLQVENSSYHKPTENSNMKGTVFIKAPASHSVIPEDDLDSLFASDSIWDDKDDDLLCQACDHLESQVQSMEVPVITRSQFLPSNQTERQKFVPVSAPLNSSRYNVNQTTETTQSKYPNNSVYLQSAPWNGSTFTHSLNTNKVPVTVVSGSERPSYIASAGNAGTNSTYRPQNPAAGEGSYESTRVKSTCVAGSTANQQGTGSEAAGKCSVVEIELKKQQAMERRRQRMQTAHILRAPT from the exons ATGCCAGTTACTATACCTGCGAACAATATGACAGAATGGCGAACATGTGATACGCCCGCGTCGGGAATGACAGCTGGTTCAGACGAGAGCAAGCAAGGTGGAGGGAAACCGAAAACAAACAGACTGAGAAGAAGCCTCAAACAAACGCAGGCAAATCCATCTCTCATTGTTTCTCCAAAAACCTGTCAAG ATTTCAAGAAGCCAACTCGTGTGACAAGATCAAGATACAACAATGTATTCAACAAAGGAGAGTCGCCAATGAATGAATCAGAACTTCAACAGGATATCGTTTGGGATGCAACTTCCCCTTCACCCCTTAGGACAG TTAGCAAAAGAGGCAAGAAATACTCTGCAAATGTTGGAATTGTGGACATTTCCGATATTGTCAACAGAATAGCTCCCAAG CATGGGAGACCTGTAGTTCCAGAGTCATCCTTGCTCCAGTGGGTTGGAGACAGTGCTATTCCCTGCACCCCAGAGATGCAGCAGCCCAGGGCCAAGAAGAAATCCCCAAG GACAAATGGAGTGGACGACCTTTTAAAGTTGGCGAAACAGTTTGATTTCAACATGTTTCGGCAAGACGAAGAACGAGTCAATGATATGCACAAGCAGAGTTTGACGCTTTGGAGGACAGACTCGGAGGTCATATTGGATTTAGATGGCAACGAGAACCAGCCTCCTCCCTTACTGAGTAATGGCACACCTGAAAGTACACAGTCCGCCCTTAAAACAAACAGCATGAGAAACTCCAAAGACCAGATACCTCCTGACCATGAGATGGAAGATGATTTGGATTTTTTATTTGATGGACCTACTCAACACATAAGTCTGAACTTAAGTCAGAATTCATTGCCTCAGTCCTTGGAGGTGAAGACTGTGCCCACTATGTCCTCCAAAGTAATTCCTGGAAAATATCCTTATTCCATACATGGCCACACTTCGACCGTCTCCTCATCGCATCCTGTCAAAAGATGCTCAGCAAATAATAACTTTGACGACGACTGGGAAAATGACGATTTGCTGGATGACTCGCTGGTATTTGAGATGACCCAAAACCCAGACCCCTTTGCCGCTCCTAATCATTGTTCGACCCAAAAAGGGTCGAATGAAACAAAACATGAAAACAACAACCCCTCAGCCATTCCCAAAAATGCTCTTCAAGGAAGTAGAGACATAAAACCAGCGGTGTCTAAAGGACAGAATGAAACTGTGAAAAACAGAAAAACATTCACGCTTGAAGCAAATCCTAATAATGTACAATCAAAAAGTATCCTCTCAGAGGCATTACCAAAAGTAGGGAATGTCCCCGAAACTGTCAAACCAGCGCCACATAGGAACGTACGGCAAAACCAACCAGGTCTCTTTCCAATCAACAAAGCTCTGTCAATGGAGTCCAGTTACCAACTTAGCCAGCAAACACAGCGCCTGTCTAATGGAATAAAGACTTGGCCGCAGGTGCCTCTTTTTCAAAGTACATCGATCTCAACCAGCTCAAGCCCATCAAACTTCACCAACTCTTATTCAATGTGGCCCCTTCAGGTTGAGAATAGCTCTTACCACAAGCCCACAGAGAACAGCAATATGAAGGGAACAGTTTTCATCAAGGCCCCAGCTAGCCACAGCGTCATCCCAGAGGACGACTTGGACTCTCTCTTTGCTTCTGACTCCATCTGGGATGACAAAGACGATGATCTATTGTGCCAAGCATGTGATCACCTGGAAAGCCAGGTACAGAGCATGGAGGTCCCTGTTATCACACGCTCCCAATTCCTGCCCAGTaatcagacagaaagacagaagttTGTCCCTGTCTCTGCGCCTTTGAATAGCAGCAGATACAATGTAAATCAAACGACTGAGACCACACAATCCAAATATCCCAACAATTCAGTTTATTTACAATCGGCCCCCTGGAACGGTAGCACTTTCACCCACTCTCTCAATACCAACAAAGTACCTGTTACTGTGGTCTCTGGTTCTGAAAGACCGAGTTACATTGCCTCAGCTGGAAATGCTGGCACTAACTCCACGTATAGGCCACAGAACCCTGCAGCAGGAGAAGGGTCATACGAAAGTACTCGGGTCAAAAGCACTTGTGTAGCTGGGAGCACAGCTAATCAACAAGGCACTGGGAGTGAAGCAGCTGGGAAATGTTCTGTGGTGGAGATTGAACTGAAGAAACAGCAGGCCATGGAGAGGAGACGGCAACGGATGCAGACGGCCCACATCCTAAGGGCTCCAACCTGA